Proteins encoded in a region of the Leifsonia sp. PS1209 genome:
- a CDS encoding diacylglycerol kinase family protein, whose product MNDRRAGAATTAAVVYNPIKVDITRLKAAVATAAASAGVRDILWFETTADDGAGAGGAGQQQTRDALAAGATLILAAGGDGTVRAVAEALRDRDADLAIVPSGTGNLLARNVGVPFARLDDACTVAFGGATRQIDLGIASITAKDGGIHEHAFLVMAGLGIDATMIANTRPRLKRRLGWLAYVDAGFRALPKAQKVRVHYTLDAGTTRTAQVSTILVANCGSLPGNIELIPDASVDDGALDIAVLQPRSLFGWLLIWRKVSWENRVLRRSAVGRKIIRFTDRAIRTELTYLRGESVRLTVERPEPFELDGDGFGDVVAVGLTVDPGALRVRVPA is encoded by the coding sequence GTGAACGATCGGCGAGCGGGGGCGGCGACGACGGCCGCCGTCGTCTACAACCCGATCAAAGTCGACATCACGCGGCTGAAGGCGGCGGTCGCGACGGCGGCGGCGAGCGCAGGGGTGCGGGACATCCTCTGGTTCGAGACGACGGCCGACGACGGCGCGGGCGCGGGCGGAGCCGGTCAGCAGCAGACCAGGGATGCGCTGGCCGCCGGAGCGACGCTCATCCTGGCCGCGGGCGGAGACGGGACGGTGCGCGCCGTCGCGGAAGCCCTCCGCGACAGGGACGCCGACCTCGCGATCGTCCCCTCCGGCACGGGAAACCTGCTCGCCCGCAACGTCGGCGTGCCGTTCGCGCGGCTCGACGACGCCTGCACCGTCGCCTTCGGCGGGGCCACCCGGCAGATCGACCTGGGCATCGCCTCCATCACGGCGAAGGACGGCGGCATCCACGAGCACGCGTTCCTGGTCATGGCCGGGCTCGGCATCGACGCCACCATGATCGCCAACACCCGCCCCCGGCTGAAACGCCGCCTCGGCTGGCTGGCATACGTGGATGCGGGCTTCCGTGCCCTCCCGAAAGCCCAGAAGGTGCGCGTGCACTACACGCTCGACGCCGGGACGACCCGCACGGCGCAGGTGAGCACGATCCTGGTGGCGAACTGCGGCAGCCTGCCGGGGAACATCGAGCTGATCCCGGATGCGTCCGTCGACGACGGCGCGCTCGACATCGCCGTGCTGCAGCCCCGCTCGCTGTTCGGCTGGCTGCTGATCTGGCGCAAGGTCAGCTGGGAGAACCGGGTGCTGCGCCGCAGCGCCGTCGGCAGGAAGATCATCCGGTTCACCGACAGGGCGATCCGCACCGAGCTGACCTACCTGCGCGGCGAATCCGTGCGGCTGACGGTCGAGCGGCCCGAGCCGTTCGAGCTCGACGGCGACGGCTTCGGCGACGTGGTCGCGGTGGGGCTGACGGTCGACCCTGGCGCGCTGCGCGTGCGGGTGCCCGCCTGA
- the serS gene encoding serine--tRNA ligase, which yields MIDPVLLREHPDVIKRSQEARGDSVEVVDEALQADKERRAAISAFEELRAEQNAFGKKVAAAPKEEKKELVAQAQSLAGRVKEAQAAANDAEKRFDEVLRRIGNPIIDGVPSGGEDDYVLVKTVGEKPTFDFEPRDHLELGELLGAIDMARGAKVSGARFTYLRGIGARLELAIMNMALDKALAAGFIPMITPTLVKPEIMQGTGFLGAHADEIYYLPADDLYLTGTSEVALAGYHSDEILDVTEPLRYAGWSTCYRREAGSAGKDTRGIIRVHQFNKLEMFVYTLPEEAEAEHARLLQYQEEMLQALGLSYRVIDTAAGDLGSSAARKFDVEAWVPTQDAYRELTSTSNCTTFQARRLDIRYRTESGKTTPVATLNGTLATTRWIVAILETHQQEDGSVIVPEALRPYLGGLEVLEPIAR from the coding sequence GTGATCGATCCAGTTCTTCTCCGTGAGCACCCCGACGTCATCAAGCGTTCGCAGGAGGCCAGGGGCGACTCCGTCGAGGTCGTCGACGAGGCGCTGCAGGCCGACAAGGAGCGCCGCGCGGCCATCTCCGCCTTCGAGGAGCTGCGCGCGGAGCAGAACGCCTTCGGCAAGAAGGTGGCCGCTGCTCCCAAGGAGGAGAAGAAGGAACTGGTCGCGCAGGCGCAGAGCCTCGCCGGCAGGGTCAAGGAGGCGCAGGCGGCGGCGAACGACGCAGAGAAGCGCTTCGATGAGGTGCTCCGCCGCATCGGCAACCCGATCATCGATGGCGTCCCGTCCGGTGGGGAAGACGACTACGTGCTCGTCAAGACCGTCGGCGAGAAGCCCACCTTCGACTTCGAGCCTCGCGACCACCTGGAGCTCGGCGAACTCCTCGGCGCCATCGACATGGCCCGCGGCGCGAAGGTGTCCGGCGCACGATTCACGTACCTGCGCGGCATCGGTGCGCGCCTCGAACTCGCCATCATGAACATGGCGCTCGACAAGGCGCTCGCCGCCGGATTCATCCCGATGATCACCCCGACGCTGGTCAAGCCGGAGATCATGCAGGGCACCGGCTTCCTCGGCGCTCACGCGGACGAGATCTACTACCTGCCGGCCGACGACCTCTACCTCACCGGCACCAGCGAAGTCGCCCTGGCCGGATACCATTCCGACGAGATCCTGGATGTGACGGAGCCGCTGCGCTACGCCGGATGGTCCACCTGCTACCGCCGTGAGGCGGGCTCGGCGGGCAAGGACACCCGCGGCATCATCCGGGTGCACCAGTTCAACAAGCTGGAGATGTTCGTCTACACGCTCCCCGAGGAGGCGGAGGCGGAGCACGCGCGCCTGCTGCAGTACCAGGAGGAGATGCTGCAGGCCCTCGGCCTCAGCTACCGCGTGATCGACACGGCGGCGGGCGACCTGGGTTCGAGCGCCGCCCGCAAGTTCGACGTCGAGGCGTGGGTGCCCACTCAGGATGCGTACCGCGAGCTGACCTCCACCTCCAACTGCACCACGTTCCAGGCCCGCCGCCTCGACATCCGCTACCGCACGGAGAGCGGCAAGACCACGCCGGTCGCCACGCTGAACGGCACGCTGGCGACCACGCGCTGGATCGTCGCCATCCTCGAGACCCACCAGCAGGAGGACGGCTCGGTGATCGTGCCCGAGGCGCTCCGCCCGTACCTGGGCGGCCTCGAGGTCCTGGAACCGATCGCCCGGTGA
- a CDS encoding HAD family hydrolase has translation MSAADTATDRQDDGRLLIALDVDGTLIHEDETIGAAVLDAVARVRDAGHEVMLATGRSWETARGIHQKFGLTSEYVVCANGALTMKRDETHEDGYRREFVEVFDPTEVLETIRPYLPSGSFMVEDAAGFRRYTEGMTDWELVNAVQVSFEELTEHPATRVVVVSPQHDEDEFLDIVERMGLHKVSYAIGWTAWLDIAPDGVNKATALERVRQQLGIPRARVVAVGDGRNDIDMLTWAADEGLGVAMGQAPDEVKAVANRVTEPVVEDGLARVLDSL, from the coding sequence GTGAGCGCCGCTGACACCGCCACCGACCGCCAGGACGACGGCCGTTTGCTGATCGCGCTCGACGTCGACGGAACGCTGATCCACGAGGACGAGACGATCGGCGCCGCCGTCCTGGATGCGGTCGCCCGCGTCCGCGACGCCGGTCACGAGGTCATGCTCGCCACCGGCCGCAGCTGGGAGACCGCGAGGGGTATCCACCAGAAGTTCGGCTTGACCAGCGAATACGTGGTCTGCGCGAACGGCGCGCTCACGATGAAGCGCGACGAAACCCACGAAGACGGTTACCGCCGCGAGTTCGTGGAGGTGTTCGACCCGACCGAGGTGCTGGAGACCATCCGGCCGTATCTGCCGAGCGGCAGCTTCATGGTCGAGGACGCTGCAGGGTTCCGCCGGTACACCGAGGGCATGACCGACTGGGAGCTGGTGAACGCGGTGCAGGTCTCCTTCGAGGAACTGACCGAGCATCCGGCCACCCGTGTCGTCGTCGTCTCTCCGCAGCACGACGAGGACGAGTTCCTCGACATCGTGGAGCGGATGGGGCTGCACAAGGTCAGCTACGCCATCGGCTGGACGGCATGGCTCGACATCGCGCCGGACGGCGTCAACAAGGCGACGGCGCTGGAGCGCGTTCGGCAGCAGCTGGGCATCCCGCGGGCGCGCGTGGTGGCGGTCGGCGACGGCAGGAACGACATCGACATGCTCACCTGGGCGGCGGACGAGGGGCTCGGCGTTGCCATGGGCCAGGCGCCGGACGAGGTCAAAGCGGTGGCCAACCGGGTCACCGAGCCGGTCGTCGAGGACGGCCTGGCGCGCGTGCTCGACAGCCTCTGA
- a CDS encoding LCP family protein encodes MSELPTRAQARAKEVSAGPSIARHGRLKQRHPFRFLLGMLAAVLAVVGVSTASVAAYAVWDVASGLKQSVKLVDAKGKEVVPQVGAMNGAFNVLLAGSDSGGGNAAYGDRGEVLNDVTMLLHVSADHKTATVISFPRDMYVSIPSCPDPKGGSFDAMSRQKINNTLSYGGLACTVLTVQKLTGLDIPYAGVIEFDGVIEMSNAVGGVPVCVAGDINDPYTGLDVKAGQNTLEGSQALAFLRTRHGVGDGSDLGRISNQQVFLSSLVRTIKSSDTLSNPVKVYGLAKAATTNIELSESLNNVTTIASMAAALKNIDLNQMVFVQYPNHYDGDGVSPTTDAADALLTALKNDQPITLTGDTGVGSEADPNAPATGTPAGGTAATPPPATGTPGTPTSDAPTQSSSGAVDLPSDVHGQTANQYTCSKPFTD; translated from the coding sequence ATGAGCGAGTTGCCCACCCGCGCCCAGGCGCGTGCGAAAGAAGTATCGGCCGGTCCGAGCATCGCACGCCACGGTCGGCTCAAGCAGCGTCACCCGTTCCGCTTCCTCCTCGGGATGCTCGCAGCCGTGCTCGCCGTCGTCGGCGTGAGCACAGCATCCGTCGCCGCATACGCGGTGTGGGATGTGGCGAGCGGCCTCAAGCAGTCGGTCAAGCTGGTCGACGCGAAGGGCAAGGAGGTCGTGCCGCAGGTCGGTGCGATGAACGGCGCGTTCAACGTGCTCCTCGCCGGTAGCGACAGCGGTGGCGGCAATGCAGCATACGGCGACCGCGGCGAGGTCCTCAACGACGTGACGATGCTGCTGCACGTCTCGGCGGATCACAAGACAGCGACGGTCATCAGCTTCCCGCGCGACATGTACGTCTCCATCCCGTCCTGCCCGGACCCCAAGGGCGGCAGTTTCGACGCGATGAGCAGGCAGAAGATCAACAACACCCTCAGTTACGGCGGCCTGGCCTGCACGGTGCTCACCGTGCAGAAGCTGACCGGCCTCGACATCCCGTACGCGGGCGTCATCGAGTTCGACGGCGTGATCGAGATGTCCAACGCGGTCGGCGGCGTGCCCGTCTGTGTCGCCGGCGACATCAACGACCCGTACACGGGCCTGGATGTGAAGGCCGGCCAGAACACGCTCGAGGGCTCCCAGGCTCTTGCGTTCCTCCGCACCCGCCACGGCGTCGGCGACGGCTCCGACCTCGGCCGCATCAGCAACCAGCAGGTCTTCCTCTCGTCGCTCGTGCGCACCATCAAGAGCTCGGACACCCTCTCCAACCCGGTGAAGGTCTACGGCCTGGCGAAGGCGGCGACCACCAACATCGAGCTCTCGGAGAGCCTCAACAACGTGACCACCATCGCCTCGATGGCGGCGGCGCTGAAGAACATCGACCTCAACCAGATGGTGTTCGTGCAGTACCCGAACCACTACGACGGCGACGGCGTCTCCCCGACCACCGATGCCGCGGATGCGCTGCTCACCGCGCTGAAGAACGATCAGCCGATCACGCTCACGGGCGACACGGGCGTCGGCTCCGAGGCCGACCCGAACGCTCCGGCGACGGGCACCCCGGCCGGCGGAACCGCCGCAACGCCTCCGCCGGCGACCGGAACGCCGGGCACGCCGACCAGCGACGCTCCGACGCAGTCGTCCTCCGGCGCCGTCGACCTGCCGTCCGACGTCCACGGCCAGACGGCGAACCAGTACACCTGCTCCAAGCCCTTCACCGACTGA
- a CDS encoding site-specific integrase, protein MGSVLSYESAGGRRYRVMYRTPDHRQTTKRGFKTKREAELYLATVETNKARGEYIDASAARVTIASLGVEWLANQTHLKPSSLRPLEIAWRLQVEPRWGRVPVGDVRHSDVQAWVTSLSAGRSATTVLRAFGVLAGILDIAVKDRRVPVNVARGSRLPRKVPRAHRYLTHQQVHDLAYASGKHEALVLLLAYTGLRWGEVIALRVRDVDFTRRRLAISENAVEVGPATIVGTPKSHKRRSVPFPAFLIDALAGAAAGKEPNDLLFSGRFGEHMKRATRGQRTWFKSALDRAGLEPMTVHDLRHTAASLAVSAGANVKAVQRMLGHASAAMTLDVYADLFDDDLDAVAEALDGAARRSVERSHLAERPSSVMRRPVSAANVLS, encoded by the coding sequence ATGGGCAGCGTTCTGTCATATGAGTCTGCCGGGGGCCGACGCTATCGCGTCATGTACCGAACCCCCGACCACCGCCAGACCACGAAACGAGGATTCAAGACCAAGCGCGAAGCGGAGCTCTACCTCGCCACCGTCGAGACGAACAAGGCCCGTGGCGAGTACATCGATGCAAGCGCGGCGAGGGTGACTATCGCATCCCTCGGAGTGGAGTGGCTGGCGAACCAGACGCACCTCAAGCCTTCCTCACTCCGCCCGCTCGAGATTGCATGGCGGCTCCAGGTCGAGCCACGCTGGGGAAGAGTTCCCGTCGGCGATGTTCGGCACTCGGATGTCCAGGCATGGGTAACCTCACTAAGCGCCGGCAGGTCGGCTACGACTGTCTTGCGGGCGTTCGGTGTCCTCGCCGGAATCCTCGACATCGCCGTGAAGGACCGGCGCGTGCCTGTCAACGTAGCCCGTGGATCGCGACTGCCGCGCAAGGTCCCCCGAGCTCACCGGTACCTCACCCACCAACAGGTTCACGACCTCGCCTACGCGAGCGGCAAACACGAAGCCCTCGTTCTCCTCCTGGCTTACACTGGCCTTCGCTGGGGCGAAGTCATCGCCCTCCGCGTGCGCGACGTTGACTTCACTCGTCGCCGACTCGCCATCTCGGAGAACGCGGTAGAAGTCGGTCCTGCCACCATCGTCGGAACTCCGAAGAGCCACAAGCGTAGGTCGGTACCGTTCCCGGCGTTCCTCATCGACGCGCTGGCCGGCGCAGCTGCAGGCAAGGAGCCGAACGACCTGCTCTTTTCCGGCCGGTTCGGTGAACACATGAAGCGCGCGACACGCGGGCAACGGACGTGGTTCAAGAGCGCACTCGACCGGGCCGGCCTAGAACCGATGACCGTCCACGACCTGCGGCACACCGCCGCCAGCCTCGCCGTGAGCGCAGGAGCCAACGTGAAGGCGGTGCAGAGGATGCTCGGCCACGCCTCCGCCGCGATGACGCTGGACGTTTACGCGGACCTCTTCGACGACGACCTCGACGCAGTAGCTGAAGCTCTGGACGGCGCAGCCAGACGCTCTGTCGAACGATCGCATCTCGCCGAGCGTCCGTCCTCAGTGATGAGAAGACCAGTAAGCGCCGCCAACGTACTTAGCTAG
- a CDS encoding helix-turn-helix transcriptional regulator, giving the protein MADFRSETSIGARIRLARRERGFRTTSDLADAIPGGNITPAILENIESGRKADISVSQLLNIARGLDVPISMLLSPIGRPDSQLDLQNLGEDFDGMTAAEFDCWLSATPSSSYRPRRAAERVDISVLSSLRELGTLRREFDRLRIVRDVGAASGDSDLTLDASVEARLELVELELERVAALLTSAGIQEVAAT; this is encoded by the coding sequence ATGGCAGACTTTCGATCGGAGACCAGCATCGGCGCGCGCATCAGGTTGGCGCGTCGCGAACGCGGATTTCGCACGACGAGCGACCTGGCAGATGCGATTCCCGGCGGGAACATCACCCCCGCAATCCTGGAGAACATCGAATCGGGCAGGAAGGCCGACATCAGCGTCAGCCAGCTCCTGAACATCGCGCGCGGCCTCGACGTGCCGATCAGCATGCTGCTCTCGCCCATCGGCCGGCCCGACTCCCAACTCGACCTGCAAAACCTCGGCGAGGACTTCGACGGAATGACCGCGGCCGAGTTCGATTGCTGGCTTTCAGCGACTCCATCGAGTTCGTATCGGCCACGACGGGCCGCCGAACGCGTGGACATCTCCGTCCTGAGTTCACTCCGCGAGCTCGGCACCCTTCGACGCGAGTTCGACCGCCTTCGGATCGTTCGCGATGTCGGAGCGGCGTCCGGAGACTCTGATCTCACACTCGACGCAAGCGTCGAGGCACGCCTGGAGCTGGTCGAGCTCGAGCTGGAGCGAGTGGCAGCCCTTCTCACCTCTGCGGGCATCCAAGAGGTGGCTGCGACCTAA
- a CDS encoding sigma-70 family RNA polymerase sigma factor, which yields MAGGTKVRARTDALLTELLREVDTLRPYVRFQLRGWPNEVDAVLQQARETVWHRCSTFDPELGTPHAFAFGITRHVVLREIERKYRPMDEITIDVNIESDSDIDPLETMIRRFDAHRWMVLVADYVGPSDWHVMSDLSLANGDAERVAETHHLSKRSVRTIRERVCQTARTVLAALAAADAGLPMTGSVIVSCVPEIGGFREVAEMIGDDADTIAATLHIHPGSARARIATAKRLLMIARDVLELEVAA from the coding sequence GTGGCTGGAGGAACCAAAGTCCGCGCGCGGACAGATGCTCTTCTCACCGAGCTGCTCCGTGAAGTCGACACGTTGCGACCGTACGTCCGCTTCCAATTGCGCGGCTGGCCGAATGAGGTCGACGCCGTCTTACAGCAGGCCCGCGAAACGGTCTGGCACCGATGCTCCACCTTTGACCCGGAGCTGGGGACTCCGCATGCTTTCGCGTTCGGCATCACCCGTCACGTCGTGCTTCGGGAGATCGAGCGGAAGTATCGCCCGATGGACGAAATCACCATCGATGTCAACATCGAGTCCGACTCGGACATCGACCCGCTCGAGACGATGATCCGCCGGTTCGACGCTCACCGCTGGATGGTGTTGGTCGCCGACTACGTCGGCCCATCCGACTGGCATGTGATGAGCGACCTGAGCCTGGCAAACGGTGACGCCGAGCGCGTGGCGGAAACTCATCACCTGTCCAAGCGCAGTGTCCGCACGATCCGCGAGCGGGTGTGCCAGACCGCCCGAACCGTGCTCGCCGCGCTCGCGGCCGCGGACGCGGGACTGCCGATGACCGGTTCGGTGATCGTGTCGTGCGTGCCCGAGATCGGCGGTTTTCGGGAAGTCGCCGAGATGATCGGCGACGACGCAGACACCATCGCCGCCACCCTCCACATCCATCCCGGCTCGGCGCGAGCGCGGATCGCGACCGCCAAGCGATTGCTGATGATCGCCCGGGACGTCCTCGAGTTGGAGGTGGCGGCATGA
- a CDS encoding SCO6880 family protein has translation MTTLTADQIITEEGAPRVRFAARERRGIFLGLTFLQLVVIGVAVAVLFSTLLIDINAIWVMIPIVAVVVFFALATYRREPVIVIVAQATRYVRRSLTGQTIFRRDVWLRVSVASLDVGHAQVAAVTPVVTSKFLLPGALGDAQIIQIPGAGGFIYNARGRLASVTVKVGSKAWALRDKGTQEAAYDGFVEWLSSLENLPGVRETTIRIRVDRASSNELRDYLVVRENEHDPQVTAELREQYWALTQAASKRSMGFTNYITLTFDTAALNGAIRDAGKGLTGLAAVLKERVAGIETSMEHARLTPAGWLTSDELDELNALSADPVAAATRREQDSGIVSAPSPVMGIDEGWDAMRVDESWHQTFWVAEWPRTDVRTGFLEPLLYTGDATRVITLQVRPVATHKALAQLNRAQSDMETAATIRMKLSSRIPLTHLREEEDLAVREHDLVDGFGDVQYRGFVTISAESKDALAKARTDIEQASHPARLVLASMSGQQAAGFVTAALPVPLEGE, from the coding sequence ATGACCACCCTCACCGCCGACCAGATCATCACCGAGGAAGGCGCACCCAGGGTCCGCTTCGCCGCCCGAGAACGCCGAGGGATCTTCCTCGGCCTGACGTTCCTGCAACTGGTCGTAATCGGCGTCGCCGTCGCGGTCCTATTCTCCACCCTCCTCATCGACATCAACGCGATCTGGGTGATGATCCCGATCGTCGCCGTCGTGGTGTTCTTCGCCCTCGCCACCTACCGGCGCGAACCGGTCATCGTGATCGTCGCCCAAGCTACGCGTTACGTGCGTCGCAGTCTGACTGGACAGACGATCTTCCGCCGAGATGTCTGGCTCCGCGTGAGCGTCGCCTCCCTCGACGTCGGGCACGCGCAGGTCGCCGCGGTCACCCCGGTCGTGACCTCCAAGTTCCTCCTCCCCGGCGCGCTCGGGGACGCGCAGATCATCCAGATCCCCGGTGCCGGCGGCTTCATCTACAACGCCCGCGGAAGACTCGCCTCCGTCACCGTCAAGGTCGGATCGAAAGCCTGGGCGCTGCGCGACAAGGGCACCCAGGAGGCCGCGTACGACGGGTTCGTGGAATGGCTCAGCTCGCTGGAGAACCTGCCCGGTGTCCGTGAGACCACCATCCGGATCCGCGTCGACCGGGCGTCCTCGAATGAGTTGCGGGACTACTTGGTCGTTAGGGAGAACGAACACGACCCGCAGGTCACCGCCGAGCTGCGCGAGCAGTATTGGGCGCTGACCCAGGCGGCCTCGAAGCGGTCGATGGGGTTCACGAACTACATCACCCTCACCTTCGACACCGCCGCGCTCAACGGCGCTATCCGCGACGCGGGGAAAGGACTCACCGGCCTTGCCGCCGTGCTCAAGGAGCGGGTCGCCGGCATCGAGACGTCCATGGAGCACGCCCGGCTCACCCCGGCCGGATGGCTGACTTCGGACGAGCTCGACGAGCTGAACGCCCTGTCCGCCGACCCCGTGGCCGCAGCGACGCGACGTGAGCAGGACTCCGGGATCGTATCTGCGCCGTCGCCGGTGATGGGGATCGACGAGGGCTGGGATGCGATGCGGGTGGACGAGTCCTGGCACCAGACCTTTTGGGTCGCCGAGTGGCCGCGCACAGACGTCCGCACCGGATTCCTCGAGCCACTTCTCTATACCGGCGATGCGACCAGGGTGATCACCCTGCAGGTGCGGCCGGTGGCGACTCACAAGGCGCTGGCCCAGCTGAATCGGGCCCAGTCGGACATGGAGACCGCAGCGACGATTCGGATGAAGCTGTCGTCGCGGATTCCGCTGACCCATCTGCGGGAGGAGGAGGACCTCGCGGTGCGGGAGCATGACCTTGTCGACGGGTTCGGCGACGTCCAGTACCGCGGGTTCGTGACGATCTCCGCCGAGTCCAAGGACGCTCTCGCCAAGGCGCGCACTGATATCGAGCAGGCCTCGCATCCGGCACGTCTCGTGCTGGCGTCCATGTCAGGGCAGCAGGCAGCCGGGTTCGTCACCGCGGCACTCCCGGTCCCGCTGGAAGGGGAATGA
- a CDS encoding ATP-binding protein, with amino-acid sequence MKQSAVIGRIPANEKPGANGRHRQTATAEKNSSWKLQTAELPASKMPAWGWKQPHNLRGPLRATPPAHRCSSKVLGGAYPFLAETGDILTGAYIGENLLSRAPFCFDPWDAYSAEAVRSHSVAILGVKGTGKSMLAKSWSSRLARLGRKIAVPHDPNGEWVRVAAYVGGTSISVGPGKAARINLLDEGPRDLSFSDEDWNQNVLQYRRATVKTIIRRLREGGNLEPVEHTALDVALDALRGNSTVTITHVYDRLVDPNETIPTEVADAGHRLAHSLRRMVSGDLTGFFDGPSTVRFDADAPMMVVDTSALKGASPEAQALARLATANWIRRSSLGANRQARVIIHEEAAVELLNDVSGGDGLADRVEDEKVARHLGTSNWYLLHRVADLDALGDRNSALHSRALGLLADCETRISYAQHSGEIARSREILGWNDTQADLVRKLHKGEGLWQIGQDRVAKVRNICTDYELGIFRTDAMGGERA; translated from the coding sequence ATGAAGCAGTCAGCTGTCATCGGTCGCATCCCGGCGAATGAGAAGCCGGGAGCGAACGGCCGCCACCGCCAGACCGCCACGGCGGAGAAGAACTCGTCCTGGAAGCTGCAGACTGCGGAGTTGCCGGCGTCGAAGATGCCGGCGTGGGGGTGGAAACAGCCGCACAACCTGCGTGGCCCACTGCGCGCCACCCCACCCGCACACCGCTGCTCGTCCAAAGTGCTGGGTGGTGCGTATCCGTTTCTGGCCGAGACCGGGGACATCCTCACCGGCGCGTACATCGGCGAGAACCTGCTCTCCCGGGCTCCGTTCTGCTTCGACCCCTGGGACGCGTACTCCGCCGAAGCCGTCCGCTCCCACTCCGTCGCCATCCTCGGCGTCAAGGGCACCGGCAAGTCGATGCTGGCCAAGTCCTGGTCCTCCCGGCTCGCCCGGCTGGGTCGCAAGATCGCCGTCCCGCACGACCCCAACGGGGAGTGGGTGCGCGTTGCCGCGTACGTTGGCGGCACCTCCATCTCCGTCGGCCCCGGCAAGGCTGCGCGGATCAATCTGCTCGATGAGGGTCCACGGGACCTCTCGTTCTCGGATGAGGACTGGAACCAGAACGTACTCCAATACCGTCGTGCGACGGTGAAGACGATCATCCGCCGGCTCCGCGAGGGCGGGAACCTGGAGCCGGTCGAGCACACGGCCCTCGACGTCGCCCTCGACGCCCTCCGCGGGAACTCCACCGTTACCATCACTCACGTCTACGACCGCCTCGTCGACCCCAACGAAACCATCCCGACAGAGGTCGCGGACGCTGGCCACCGCCTCGCTCACTCGCTGCGTCGAATGGTGTCCGGAGACCTCACCGGCTTCTTCGACGGGCCCTCCACCGTCCGCTTCGACGCGGACGCCCCAATGATGGTCGTCGACACCTCCGCACTGAAGGGCGCGTCGCCGGAAGCGCAGGCGCTCGCTCGGCTGGCGACCGCGAACTGGATCCGCCGCTCCAGCTTGGGCGCGAACCGGCAAGCTCGCGTCATCATCCATGAAGAGGCCGCAGTCGAACTTCTCAACGACGTCTCCGGCGGCGACGGCCTCGCCGACCGCGTGGAGGACGAGAAGGTCGCCCGCCACCTCGGCACCTCCAACTGGTACCTCCTGCATCGAGTCGCCGACCTGGACGCGCTTGGCGACCGCAACAGTGCCCTCCACTCCCGCGCTCTCGGCCTCCTGGCCGACTGCGAGACCCGCATCTCCTACGCGCAACATTCCGGTGAGATCGCGCGGTCGCGGGAGATCCTGGGCTGGAACGACACCCAGGCCGACCTCGTCCGCAAGCTTCATAAGGGTGAAGGGCTGTGGCAGATCGGACAGGACCGGGTAGCGAAGGTCCGCAACATCTGCACCGACTACGAACTCGGCATCTTCCGCACCGACGCCATGGGGGGTGAGCGGGCATGA